A window of the Xylanivirga thermophila genome harbors these coding sequences:
- a CDS encoding chromate transporter → MIYIKLFLTFFKIGLFSFGGGYAMIPLIEKELESHNWMTSSQFYNIIAVSETTPGPISVNSATFVGYEVGGIFGSIVATMGVAAPSLILILIICKYLLKYQDNGIFKNAFSGIRPVVAGLIIAAAFFVAQTSVFKKSVTVSTIHDAAIHPFKYLNFKSILILIIVALMLEKFKLHPILVIFLSGVIGVVFFYII, encoded by the coding sequence TAACATTTTTTAAGATAGGGCTCTTTAGCTTTGGTGGAGGATATGCTATGATCCCCCTTATAGAAAAGGAACTAGAAAGTCACAATTGGATGACCAGTTCCCAGTTTTATAATATAATAGCCGTATCGGAGACAACGCCAGGGCCTATATCTGTAAACTCTGCAACATTTGTTGGATATGAAGTAGGTGGAATATTTGGCAGTATAGTAGCAACCATGGGTGTAGCAGCCCCTTCCCTCATTCTGATACTTATAATATGCAAGTATCTCTTGAAATACCAAGACAACGGCATTTTTAAAAATGCCTTCTCTGGCATACGTCCAGTAGTAGCAGGGCTTATCATAGCAGCAGCATTTTTTGTAGCTCAAACTTCCGTATTCAAAAAATCTGTAACTGTAAGCACAATACACGATGCCGCCATACATCCTTTTAAGTATTTAAATTTTAAAAGTATACTAATATTAATCATAGTCGCTTTGATGCTAGAAAAATTTAAACTCCATCCCATACTTGTTATATTCTTGTCCGGAGTAATAGGCGTTGTATTCTTTTATATAATTTAA
- a CDS encoding 2'-5' RNA ligase family protein — protein sequence MPYSVELLFDEETENKVYGIWDELYNKGLSEYMKVSGSKPHITLAIYKTVDYPTFESRVEHFFKGSEPFKVNFCSIGVFPGESTTVFYQPVVDDNLISVNRNFFNAFRDYDDKAWDYYKPGNWIPHMTMSLGTNFEKGMDIIRLLGASFTPFEATVEGVVIVKFRPVHHMLQIDLKQEEGGYNENTCDCF from the coding sequence ATGCCATATTCAGTGGAGTTATTATTCGATGAAGAAACGGAAAATAAGGTATATGGGATATGGGATGAGCTTTATAATAAAGGTCTTAGTGAATACATGAAGGTATCAGGTAGTAAGCCCCATATAACATTGGCCATATACAAGACCGTTGATTATCCAACATTTGAATCAAGGGTAGAGCATTTTTTTAAAGGAAGTGAGCCATTTAAGGTGAATTTTTGTTCCATAGGCGTGTTCCCTGGTGAGAGCACTACAGTATTTTATCAACCTGTAGTAGACGATAATCTAATATCAGTAAATAGAAATTTTTTCAATGCATTTAGAGATTATGATGATAAGGCGTGGGATTATTATAAGCCAGGAAATTGGATACCCCATATGACCATGTCTTTGGGCACGAATTTTGAAAAGGGCATGGATATAATTCGCTTATTAGGAGCTTCTTTTACACCCTTTGAAGCTACGGTTGAAGGTGTTGTAATAGTAAAGTTTAGGCCGGTACACCACATGCTTCAAATAGATTTAAAACAAGAGGAAGGTGGTTATAATGAAAATACTTGTGACTGCTTTTGA
- a CDS encoding DUF6062 family protein codes for MGNRIYHIPLWDAFKKDSDCPICLLQKSLETKYQKAILDTQSFMEEEFDEIFGHYTICSMHLDNLYKNFDKFGLALLMNKLLAREISHMEDIKNHEGNEKSSIRKNFVDRFIEIGAYKQKKDQDKDTASIKKPCFICKSVNEGTNMYIESLILLWREDDDFKDVYKNSKGFCQRHFYNIIDKSHNILEDEDLNEFIELNYALQKINIQALTDELKWFIKKFNYEFASEPWGRSKTALMRSITKLKP; via the coding sequence TTGGGTAATAGAATTTATCATATTCCTTTATGGGATGCATTTAAAAAAGATAGCGATTGCCCCATATGTCTGCTTCAAAAATCATTGGAAACGAAATATCAAAAGGCTATCCTAGATACTCAATCGTTTATGGAAGAAGAATTTGATGAAATATTCGGGCACTATACAATATGTAGCATGCACCTTGATAATCTATATAAAAATTTTGACAAGTTTGGTCTTGCGCTGTTGATGAACAAGCTGCTTGCAAGAGAAATCTCCCATATGGAAGATATTAAAAATCATGAAGGCAATGAAAAATCATCCATTAGGAAGAATTTTGTTGACAGATTTATAGAAATAGGAGCATATAAGCAAAAAAAAGATCAAGATAAAGACACTGCAAGCATAAAAAAACCATGCTTTATATGCAAATCCGTAAACGAAGGAACCAATATGTATATAGAATCATTGATCCTCCTTTGGAGGGAGGATGATGATTTTAAAGATGTATACAAAAATTCAAAGGGATTCTGTCAAAGGCATTTTTATAACATTATAGACAAATCCCATAACATATTAGAGGATGAAGATCTAAATGAATTTATAGAATTGAACTATGCACTCCAAAAAATCAATATACAAGCCCTTACAGATGAACTAAAATGGTTTATAAAAAAATTCAACTATGAATTTGCCAGTGAACCATGGGGAAGATCTAAAACAGCTTTGATGCGCAGTATTACAAAGTTAAAACCATAA
- a CDS encoding CapA family protein — protein sequence MRNLNNKKRFIFLCLIVTLLFVSTACQTVDGIINNKKMDNNQNIDVIPLDVIDDLEIQNDNNLLDDKSISKNEEIDVPIKPVELLFSFAGDCTIGGDLIWGGKPVKEDIFTTEWKHQNKDYSFFFKNVRSIFEKDDATIINLEGPLTTATKRADKKFAFKGHPSFANILTEGSIEVATIANNHIYDYGEQGLNNTTKALNENGVLYSHEQHIAYNTYNNIKVAFLSYNGWGLWAKDMVEKGIKEAKENGADIILVSFHWGEERKYIPNKIQRQLGQFAIDQGATIVVGHHPHVIQGIEIYKGRYIAYSLANFSFGGNYNPKDRDTFIFQTTITLDPNTKEIKHIKPNIIPCSISSIPGRNNFQPTPLEGAEKNRILNRIFEGSKVFEEGIKEEDLHN from the coding sequence ATGCGTAATTTAAACAATAAAAAAAGATTTATTTTCCTTTGTCTGATTGTAACTCTTTTATTTGTATCTACTGCTTGTCAGACAGTAGATGGAATAATAAACAACAAAAAAATGGACAATAATCAAAACATCGATGTAATTCCCTTGGATGTAATCGATGATCTAGAAATTCAAAATGATAATAACCTTTTAGATGACAAGTCAATAAGCAAAAATGAAGAAATCGACGTACCTATAAAACCAGTTGAGCTACTTTTCTCATTTGCCGGAGATTGTACAATAGGTGGTGATTTAATATGGGGAGGTAAACCGGTAAAAGAGGATATATTCACCACCGAATGGAAACATCAAAACAAAGATTATTCTTTTTTCTTTAAAAATGTAAGATCCATATTTGAAAAAGATGATGCTACAATTATAAATCTAGAAGGTCCCCTTACAACGGCCACTAAGAGGGCGGATAAAAAGTTTGCATTCAAAGGCCACCCATCATTTGCAAATATACTTACCGAAGGCAGTATAGAGGTAGCTACTATTGCCAACAACCACATATATGACTACGGTGAACAGGGACTAAATAATACCACAAAGGCGTTAAATGAAAATGGAGTACTATATTCCCATGAACAGCATATTGCTTACAATACATATAATAATATAAAAGTAGCATTTTTAAGTTATAATGGCTGGGGGCTATGGGCAAAGGATATGGTTGAAAAAGGCATAAAAGAAGCCAAAGAAAACGGTGCTGATATAATACTTGTATCATTCCACTGGGGAGAAGAGAGAAAATATATTCCTAATAAAATACAAAGACAACTAGGACAATTTGCAATAGACCAAGGGGCAACTATAGTAGTAGGCCATCACCCCCATGTAATACAAGGTATAGAAATATACAAAGGAAGATATATAGCATATTCCTTAGCCAATTTTAGCTTTGGAGGAAATTATAATCCAAAGGACAGGGACACTTTTATATTTCAAACTACAATAACGTTAGACCCAAATACAAAGGAAATTAAACATATAAAACCTAATATAATTCCATGTTCCATATCATCCATACCCGGCCGAAATAATTTTCAGCCTACCCCTTTAGAAGGAGCTGAAAAAAATAGAATTCTAAACCGAATATTTGAAGGCAGTAAGGTATTTGAAGAAGGTATCAAGGAAGAAGATCTACATAACTAA
- the pcp gene encoding pyroglutamyl-peptidase I — protein sequence MKILVTAFDAFGGDDINAAQKVLEYLPEKVAGARIVKSILPTVFGKSISTLYYNIEKYSPNIVLCTGQAGGRVDIGIERIAVNINDASIEDNEGNKPADQFIFEDGPAAYFSNLPMEYMVKNIRKHGIPASISNTAGTFVCNHIMYGLLYLIDRRQPSIKGGFIHMPYLPEQVASKQRLLPSMNDNDILKGLIYAIEAIIEGEED from the coding sequence ATGAAAATACTTGTGACTGCTTTTGATGCATTTGGAGGAGATGATATAAATGCTGCTCAAAAGGTATTGGAATATTTACCTGAAAAGGTGGCGGGAGCACGGATAGTGAAATCAATATTGCCTACTGTATTTGGAAAATCTATAAGTACGTTATACTATAATATTGAAAAATATAGTCCTAACATAGTATTATGCACTGGACAGGCAGGGGGGAGAGTGGATATTGGAATAGAGAGAATAGCTGTAAATATAAATGATGCGTCTATAGAGGATAATGAGGGGAATAAACCTGCAGATCAATTTATTTTTGAGGATGGCCCTGCAGCATATTTCTCTAATCTTCCTATGGAATATATGGTAAAGAATATAAGAAAACATGGTATTCCTGCATCTATCTCGAACACTGCCGGTACATTTGTATGCAATCATATTATGTACGGACTTTTATATCTTATAGATAGGAGACAGCCTTCTATAAAGGGAGGGTTTATACATATGCCGTATTTACCTGAGCAGGTAGCATCAAAACAGCGATTATTGCCTTCTATGAATGATAATGACATACTAAAGGGTCTTATCTATGCAATAGAGGCCATAATAGAAGGGGAAGAAGATTAG
- a CDS encoding LysM peptidoglycan-binding domain-containing protein translates to MCYYDGCYGGYWGGYPGWPDMHQCPPNTMPYIIRSGDTFYKLAQRFNTTVEAIMAVNPGVDPQNLMIGQRICIPVGPVYPSCPPNTMPYIIRSGDTFYKLAQRFNTTVEAIMAVNPGVDPQNLMIGQRICIPVGPVYPSCPPGSLVYVIKSGDTLYAIARRFNTTVEAIMSANPGLDPQNLMVRRKICVPIAM, encoded by the coding sequence ATGTGTTATTATGATGGCTGTTACGGCGGTTACTGGGGTGGATATCCGGGCTGGCCTGATATGCACCAATGTCCGCCAAATACTATGCCTTATATAATAAGGTCTGGAGATACGTTTTATAAACTAGCACAGAGATTTAATACTACTGTAGAGGCTATTATGGCTGTAAACCCAGGAGTGGATCCTCAAAATCTAATGATAGGCCAGAGGATATGTATACCTGTAGGCCCTGTATATCCTTCTTGCCCACCAAATACTATGCCTTATATAATAAGGTCCGGAGATACGTTTTATAAACTAGCACAGAGATTTAATACTACTGTAGAGGCTATTATGGCTGTAAACCCAGGAGTGGATCCTCAAAATCTAATGATAGGCCAGAGGATATGTATACCTGTAGGTCCTGTATATCCTTCTTGCCCACCTGGTTCACTTGTCTATGTTATAAAATCTGGTGATACTCTATATGCAATTGCCCGTAGGTTTAACACCACCGTAGAGGCTATTATGTCTGCAAATCCGGGATTGGATCCTCAAAATCTAATGGTACGCCGGAAGATCTGTGTACCCATAGCTATGTAG